One segment of Setaria viridis chromosome 4, Setaria_viridis_v4.0, whole genome shotgun sequence DNA contains the following:
- the LOC117851985 gene encoding acyl transferase 10, protein MGMFTVTKLSEGPVRPSAATPSETLPMAWVDRYPTHRGLVESAHIYRNVADTLLPAPAPAAVGEADRDAVADAALLQAATNNNRTNKKSPAAVVRGALADALVHYYPFAGRIVEDVPGRPAVLCSGEGVYFVEAAANCALADVNFLERPLLLAKDQLVPCPTPELWPVEPHNTLAMIQVTTFTCGGFVVGLRTNHAVADGTGAAQFLNAVGDLARGLPEPRVKPVWARDRFPDPDIKPGPLPELPVLALEYIAFDFPAAYIGKLKSQYAASTGGKICSAFDIVIAKLWQCRTRAIDAGADVRLCFFASVRHVLKLEPGYYGNAIFPVKVSAPAEKVAGSSVIELVGMVRDAKRRMAEECLSWAEDRTGGRDPFQMTFNYESVYVSDWSKLGFNDVDYGYGAPMSAGPLVNCDLIASVIVMRAPAPLAGTRLLASCVTKEHADDFARRMREDLV, encoded by the exons ATGGGCATGTTCACGGTGACCAAGCTGTCCGAGGGCCCCGTGcggccgtccgccgccacgccgtcggaGACGCTGCCCATGGCCTGGGTCGACCGGTACCCGACGCACCGCGGCCTCGTCGAGTCCGCGCACATCTACCGCAACGTCGCGGACAcgctgctgccggcgccggcgccggcggcggtgggagaggCTGATCGTGACGCCGTGGCCGACGCCGCCCTGCTGCAGGCGGCGACCAACAACAACAGGACGAATAAGAAgtccccggcggcggtggtgcgcggCGCGCTGGCGGACGCGCTGGTGCACTACTACCCGTTCGCGGGGCGGATCGTGGAGGACGTCCCGGGGCGCCCCGCCGTGCTGTGCTCCGGCGAGGGCGTCTACTTCGTGGAGGCCGCCGCCAACTGCGCCCTCGCCGACGTCAACTTCCTGGAGCGCCCGCTTCTGCTCGCCAAGGACCAGCTCGTGCCGTGCCCCACGCCGGAGCTCTGGCCCGTCGAGCCGCACAACACCCTCGCCATGATACAG GTCACGACCTTCACCTGCGGTGGCTTCGTGGTCGGCCTGCGCACCAACCACGCGGTGGCGGACGGCACGGGCGCGGCGCAGTTCCTGAACGCTGTCGGCGACCTCGCCCGCGGGCTGCCGGAGCCCCGCGTGAAGCCCGTCTGGGCCCGGGACCGCTTCCCCGACCCGGACATCAAGCCCGGCCCGCTCCCGGAGCTGCCGGTGCTGGCCCTCGAATACATCGCCTTCGACTTCCCCGCCGCCTACATCGGAAAGCTCAAGTCGCAGTACGCGGCGTCCACGGGCGGCAAGATCTGCTCGGCCTTCGACATCGTCATCGCCAAGCTCTGGCAGTGCCGGACGCGGGCCatcgacgccggcgccgacgtcAGGCTCTGCTTCTTCGCCAGCGTCCGCCACGTGCTGAAGCTGGAGCCGGGCTACTACGGCAACGCCATCTTCCCCGTGAAGgtgtcggcgccggcggagaaGGTGGCGGGATCGTCGGTGATCGAGCTCGTCGGCATGGTGCGGGACGCGAAGCGGCGGATGGCCGAGGAGTGCCTGAGCTGGGCGGAGGACCGCACCGGAGGGCGCGACCCGTTCCAGATGACCTTCAACTACGAGTCCGTGTACGTGTCGGACTGGAGCAAGCTCGGGTTCAACGACGTGGACTACGGGTACGGCGCGCCCATGTCCGCCGGCCCGCTGGTGAACTGCGACCTCATCGCGTCGGTCATCGTCATGAgggcgcccgcgccgctcgccggaaCGCGGCTGCTGGCCAGCTGCGTCACCAAGGAGCACGCTGACGACTTCGCCCGCAGGATGCGGGAGGATCTCGTCTGA